The following proteins are co-located in the Candidatus Accumulibacter cognatus genome:
- a CDS encoding EAL domain-containing protein gives MIDQTARPTIDERGLRKLFDALPSGFALHEILLDGEGQPCDYRFIDVNPAFEAITGLSRSRLVGRRVREVLPQLEPQWIERYGEVALTGDSQQFDDYSAELERYYRVTAYCPEIGQFAVIVDDITAIRRSEESLRQAAKVFELTRDGVAITDVHARIVAVNQAFTQITGYTSEEAIGQNASILKSGHHDEAFYRMVWNELTSTGFWQGELCNRRKTGETYPQWLTISAVHNEYGQIERYIGVFTDISRLRNAEIQAEFIAYHDPLTKLPNRSLLNIRFEHAFERARRHHHKMALLIFDLDLFKNINDSFGHEFGDVLLVAITERFKLRLRDEDTLVRVHGDEFAVLMEEIEVAADAAVVASDLLKALEAPFRIAGSDEIYLSASVGISISPDDGSDPALLLRNADTAVNLAKAQGRKTFCFYTEALTKRTLERMHLESRLRRAIDLGHLLLHYQPLIEAHSGAVIGAEALLRWYDPEQGMIAPIHFIPVAEDCGLIAPIGAWVLAAACRQMRAWLDAGRALRTIAVNISPRQFFLQDVPELLRQTLADSGLDACFLELEITEGILIEHGERAVAILNRIRALGVRLSIDDFGTGYSSLSYLKRFTIDKLKIDRSFIRDVITDTGDAEIAATIIAMAHSLSLSVVAEGVETAEQLAFLEEHGCDYYQGYFFSRPLAAERFPESVENSGAVRGHPSTEGTPMFTL, from the coding sequence ATGATCGACCAGACAGCCCGCCCGACGATCGACGAGCGAGGCCTGCGCAAGCTGTTCGATGCCCTGCCCTCGGGTTTTGCGCTGCATGAGATCCTCCTCGATGGCGAAGGCCAGCCCTGCGATTATCGCTTCATCGACGTCAACCCGGCATTCGAGGCGATTACCGGCCTCTCCAGGAGCAGGCTCGTCGGCCGGCGGGTTCGCGAAGTGCTGCCGCAGCTCGAACCTCAGTGGATCGAGCGCTACGGTGAAGTCGCGCTGACCGGCGACAGTCAGCAGTTCGATGATTACAGCGCCGAACTCGAACGTTATTACCGGGTCACCGCCTACTGCCCGGAAATCGGGCAGTTTGCCGTGATCGTCGATGACATCACTGCGATCCGGCGAAGCGAGGAATCCTTGCGGCAAGCGGCCAAGGTGTTCGAACTGACGCGCGACGGCGTGGCGATTACCGACGTCCACGCCCGCATCGTGGCCGTCAATCAGGCCTTCACGCAAATCACTGGTTACACCAGCGAGGAAGCCATCGGCCAGAATGCCAGCATCCTCAAGTCCGGACATCATGACGAGGCGTTCTACCGCATGGTCTGGAACGAACTGACGAGCACCGGCTTCTGGCAGGGTGAACTCTGCAACCGCCGCAAGACCGGCGAAACCTACCCGCAATGGCTGACGATCAGTGCGGTGCACAACGAGTATGGTCAGATCGAACGCTACATCGGGGTATTCACCGACATCAGCCGCCTGCGCAACGCCGAGATACAAGCCGAATTCATTGCCTACCACGACCCCTTGACCAAGCTGCCCAACCGCAGCCTGCTGAACATCCGTTTCGAGCACGCCTTCGAAAGGGCGCGGCGTCACCATCACAAGATGGCGCTCCTGATCTTTGACCTTGACCTCTTCAAGAACATCAACGACTCGTTCGGGCACGAGTTCGGCGATGTGCTGCTGGTTGCGATCACTGAACGCTTCAAGTTGCGGCTACGCGATGAGGACACGCTGGTGCGGGTGCATGGCGACGAATTCGCGGTCCTGATGGAAGAAATCGAGGTCGCAGCCGATGCCGCCGTCGTCGCCAGTGACCTGCTCAAGGCGCTCGAGGCGCCTTTCCGGATCGCCGGCAGCGACGAGATCTATCTTAGCGCCAGCGTCGGCATCAGCATCTCGCCCGACGACGGCAGCGATCCGGCGCTGCTGCTGCGCAACGCCGACACCGCAGTCAATCTGGCCAAGGCGCAAGGACGCAAGACCTTCTGCTTCTACACCGAAGCGCTGACCAAACGCACCCTCGAACGCATGCACCTGGAATCGCGCCTGCGGCGGGCGATCGACCTCGGCCATCTGCTCCTGCATTACCAGCCGCTGATCGAGGCCCACAGCGGCGCGGTGATCGGCGCGGAAGCACTGCTGCGCTGGTACGATCCCGAGCAGGGAATGATCGCACCGATCCACTTCATTCCGGTCGCCGAGGACTGTGGACTGATTGCTCCGATCGGCGCCTGGGTACTGGCTGCGGCGTGCCGGCAAATGCGGGCCTGGCTCGACGCCGGGCGTGCGCTGCGGACCATCGCCGTCAATATTTCGCCGCGACAGTTCTTTTTGCAGGATGTCCCGGAACTGCTTCGCCAGACCCTGGCGGACAGTGGTCTCGACGCCTGCTTTCTCGAACTGGAGATCACCGAGGGCATCCTCATCGAGCATGGCGAGCGGGCCGTCGCCATCCTCAATCGCATTCGTGCGCTCGGCGTGCGCCTGTCGATCGACGATTTCGGCACCGGCTATTCCTCGCTCAGCTACCTCAAGCGCTTCACGATCGACAAGCTGAAGATCGACCGGAGTTTCATCCGTGACGTCATCACCGACACCGGCGACGCCGAGATCGCCGCGACGATCATTGCCATGGCGCATTCGCTGTCCCTCTCGGTGGTCGCCGAAGGCGTCGAGACGGCAGAGCAGCTCGCTTTTCTCGAAGAGCACGGCTGCGACTACTACCAGGGATATTTCTTCAGCCGCCCGCTGGCGGCTGAGCGCTTTCCCGAGTCTGTCGAGAATTCGGGCGCCGTGAGGGGTCATCCTTCAACAGAGGGTACGCCCATGTTTACCCTCTGA
- a CDS encoding hemerythrin family protein has protein sequence MAGKIRENGRNSRLQTKRPGFYPQTYWTDDTMAPLVWSAALEIGHTEIDNDHRAMVGLLNRLQEASERSDRLATQALLVELESLTRDHFAREEQLMLDIHYEFSARHQKEHVHLFDEVRAQIEEMNEGIVSAAAIAGFIKRWLIDHVETSDRQLATALARWRSNPL, from the coding sequence ATGGCGGGAAAGATCCGCGAAAACGGCCGCAACAGCCGGTTGCAGACCAAGCGACCAGGCTTTTATCCGCAAACTTATTGGACAGATGACACCATGGCACCACTGGTATGGAGCGCAGCACTGGAAATCGGGCACACCGAGATTGACAACGATCATCGCGCCATGGTCGGCCTGCTCAATCGCCTGCAGGAGGCGAGCGAGCGCTCTGACCGGCTTGCCACCCAGGCCCTGCTGGTTGAACTCGAATCCCTCACCCGTGATCACTTCGCCCGCGAAGAACAACTGATGCTGGATATCCACTACGAATTTTCGGCCCGCCACCAGAAGGAACATGTACACCTGTTCGACGAGGTCCGTGCCCAGATCGAAGAAATGAACGAGGGCATCGTCAGCGCCGCGGCGATTGCCGGGTTCATCAAGCGCTGGCTGATCGATCACGTCGAAACCTCGGATCGCCAACTGGCTACAGCCTTGGCACGCTGGCGTTCGAATCCGCTTTGA